One stretch of Eggerthella lenta DSM 2243 DNA includes these proteins:
- a CDS encoding 4Fe-4S dicluster domain-containing protein: protein MSEEDEISSKRAKGPLDVSRRALLIGAGSTAALLGLGALRYAGHNPLVRPPGGQDEARLVSACIRCEKCYEACPRGVIVPAHIEDGLLGMRSPALKFDADFCDYCADENGGEPLCVKVCPTEALALPADATAENTLLGLAVIDEAQCLAFRDTGCRYCYDACPYEAIELTGEGANPHVSVLADKCNGCGACESVCVSLKAGSIVSGAQERAIVVKPIESAE from the coding sequence ATGAGCGAAGAGGACGAGATTTCGTCGAAGAGGGCGAAGGGGCCGTTGGACGTGTCGCGGCGCGCGCTGCTCATCGGCGCGGGAAGCACGGCGGCGCTGCTGGGATTGGGGGCGCTGCGCTATGCGGGGCATAACCCGTTGGTGCGCCCGCCGGGAGGGCAGGACGAGGCGCGCCTCGTGTCGGCGTGCATCCGATGCGAGAAGTGCTACGAGGCGTGCCCGCGCGGCGTCATCGTGCCTGCGCATATCGAGGACGGGCTGCTGGGCATGCGCTCGCCCGCGCTGAAGTTCGACGCCGATTTCTGCGACTACTGCGCCGACGAGAACGGCGGGGAGCCGTTGTGCGTGAAGGTGTGCCCCACCGAGGCGCTGGCGCTGCCCGCAGACGCTACGGCGGAGAACACGCTTTTGGGTTTGGCCGTGATCGACGAGGCGCAGTGCCTTGCATTCCGCGACACGGGGTGCCGTTACTGCTACGACGCGTGCCCCTACGAGGCCATAGAGCTGACGGGCGAGGGCGCCAACCCGCACGTGTCCGTGCTGGCTGACAAGTGCAACGGGTGCGGCGCATGCGAGAGTGTGTGCGTATCGCTGAAGGCGGGGTCCATCGTGTCGGGCGCGCAGGAGCGCGCCATCGTCGTCAAGCCGATCGAGTCGGCGGAATAG
- a CDS encoding dimethyl sulfoxide reductase anchor subunit family protein has translation MHPEWPLILFTFFLCVAGGALGAQGLLNVMGKGKKMQLASLVTALAALVVGGLSVFMHLQHWERIFNGFGHITSGITLEFIGCIVFAVVLVLYFLMMRRAEDGMAPKWCGVLAIVVGLALPVITGMSYLMASLPSWNTPLLPVYYLANTVFMGGLTALVIAGLTNDDSAKDLGVKVALAGGALQLIAVFTYAFIINGSAGLYSADIQYYFDPTLPDVAMVDRASIVGSIFAGANAVMFWLGTVAVGLVAPLVLTWLAKKVETGKKLAAYAGVALACVAVGGLCWRVILYVVAISIFALY, from the coding sequence ATGCATCCTGAATGGCCCCTTATTCTCTTCACCTTCTTCCTATGCGTCGCAGGCGGCGCGCTGGGCGCGCAAGGCCTGCTGAACGTCATGGGCAAGGGCAAGAAGATGCAGCTTGCATCGCTGGTCACCGCGCTGGCGGCGTTGGTGGTCGGCGGGCTGTCGGTGTTCATGCACCTGCAGCATTGGGAGCGCATCTTCAACGGCTTCGGCCACATCACCTCGGGTATCACGCTGGAGTTCATCGGCTGCATCGTGTTCGCGGTGGTGCTGGTGCTGTACTTCCTGATGATGCGCCGCGCCGAAGACGGCATGGCGCCGAAATGGTGCGGTGTGCTGGCCATCGTCGTGGGCCTGGCGCTGCCGGTGATCACGGGCATGAGCTACCTCATGGCATCACTGCCGTCGTGGAACACCCCGCTGCTGCCGGTGTACTACTTGGCGAACACCGTGTTCATGGGCGGCTTGACGGCGCTGGTCATCGCCGGTTTGACGAACGATGACAGCGCGAAGGACCTGGGCGTGAAGGTGGCCTTGGCCGGCGGCGCGCTGCAGCTGATCGCCGTGTTCACCTACGCGTTCATCATCAACGGCTCGGCCGGGCTGTACTCGGCCGACATCCAGTACTACTTCGATCCGACGCTGCCCGACGTGGCCATGGTGGACCGCGCGTCCATCGTGGGCAGCATCTTCGCCGGTGCCAATGCCGTGATGTTCTGGCTGGGCACGGTGGCCGTCGGCCTGGTTGCTCCGCTGGTGCTGACGTGGCTTGCGAAGAAGGTGGAAACCGGCAAGAAGCTGGCCGCGTACGCGGGCGTCGCCCTGGCGTGCGTCGCCGTGGGCGGATTGTGCTGGCGCGTGATCCTGTACGTGGTGGCTATCAGCATCTTCGCTTTGTACTAG
- a CDS encoding 4Fe-4S dicluster domain-containing protein: MANYAIVTDLNRCTGCLACTVACKAINGVDVGSFWIKTLRVGPHPIEGGSGTFPDVEMYFLPVQCQHCENPECVKVCPTEASHIRDDGTVQIDKSKCIGCQFCAMACPYGVRYLNQEERVVEKCTLCEQRISQGELPQCVAQCGARARFFGDLDQGVDNFEGPAHPDSPGCQYEEMTQTRVKLKDYVEPYTENDIHHLADVGNEPKLMYLMREGRKWRE; this comes from the coding sequence ATGGCAAACTACGCGATCGTTACCGACTTGAACCGTTGCACCGGCTGCCTTGCGTGCACGGTTGCGTGCAAGGCCATCAACGGCGTCGACGTGGGGTCGTTCTGGATCAAGACGCTGCGCGTCGGACCACATCCCATCGAGGGCGGCTCGGGCACGTTCCCGGACGTCGAGATGTACTTCCTTCCCGTCCAGTGCCAGCACTGCGAGAACCCCGAATGCGTGAAGGTGTGCCCCACGGAAGCGTCCCACATCCGCGACGACGGCACGGTGCAAATCGACAAGTCGAAGTGCATCGGCTGCCAGTTCTGCGCGATGGCGTGCCCGTACGGCGTGCGCTACCTCAATCAGGAAGAGCGCGTCGTGGAGAAATGCACGCTGTGCGAGCAGCGTATCTCGCAGGGCGAGCTTCCCCAGTGCGTGGCCCAGTGCGGCGCCCGCGCCCGCTTCTTCGGCGACCTCGATCAGGGCGTCGACAACTTCGAGGGGCCGGCGCATCCCGACAGCCCCGGCTGCCAGTACGAGGAGATGACCCAGACGCGCGTGAAGCTGAAGGACTACGTCGAGCCGTACACCGAAAACGATATCCACCATCTTGCGGATGTGGGCAACGAGCCGAAGCTCATGTACCTCATGCGCGAGGGCCGAAAGTGGAGGGAGTAG